One window from the genome of Nicotiana tomentosiformis chromosome 5, ASM39032v3, whole genome shotgun sequence encodes:
- the LOC138892084 gene encoding uncharacterized protein: protein MTPKDEELTAFRTPKGIYCYQVTIYKRWVVPPPNVGESKKNEVEHVVAVYEVDKEDWRQPIINYLSYGILLENPRRWTEICHHAPRFLNYKDALHRRSFEGVLLQCLREDEALQALQEAHSGSPELLYPTVASWSFYTWRLDIIGRIPKYFGGHLYILAATNYFSKWAEVVALKEVKKENVANFTRQHNSSMYNDAANGRAEEFNKSLCNLLKKVISKSKQD from the exons ATGacaccaaaagatgaagagcttactgcattccgcacccccaagggtatttattgTTACCAG GTTACTATCTACAAAAGATGGGTAGTACCGCCGCCAAATGTGGGTGAGAGTAAGAAAAATGAAGTAGAGCATGTTGTCGCTGTTTATGAAGTTGATAAGGAAGATTGGCGACAACCCATCATTAACTACTTGAGCTATGGGATACTTCTAGAAAATCCAAGAAGATGGACTGAAATCTGCCATCACGCACCGCGTTTCCTCAACTACAAAGATGCTTTACACAGAAGATCATTTGAGGGAGTACTCTTGCAATGTTTAAGGGAAgatgaagcactccaagctttgcaagaagcacattctggg TCTCCTGAACTGCTATATCCGACTGTTGCATCATGGTCATTCTACACTTGGAGATTGGATATTATTGGACGGATACCAAAATATTTTGGTGGACATTTGTATATCTTGGCCGCAACCAattacttctcaaaatgggcggaagttgttgctcttaaggaagtaaagaaggagaATGTTGCAAATTTCACCCGA CAACATAACTCTTCTATGTACAATGATGCCGCCAATGGTCGAGCTGAGGAATTCAACAAGtctctatgcaacttgttaaagaaagtcatCTCTAAATCTAAACAAGATTGA
- the LOC138892083 gene encoding uncharacterized protein — MDQEIAHLHVWDDLARDFACEFQYNVEIALDTNSLSNLKKNVKSFREYAIRWREQDAEVKPLMDKAEMVTVFVQAQESDFFYNMVSSMGKPSAEAIKIGVMVENGLKTGRILRQAAFKATS, encoded by the coding sequence ATGGATCAAGAAATCGCTCATTTGCATGTGTGGGACGATCTGGCCCGAGATTTTGCCTGCGAGTTCCAGTATAATGTGGAAATCGCTCTCGATACaaactctttgtccaatttgaaaaaaaACGTGAAAAGTTTCCGTGAGTATGCAATCAGGTGGCGGGAGCAGGACGCCGAGGTAAAGCCTCTAATGGATAAGgcagaaatggttacggtcttcgTACAGGCCCAAGAGTCGGACTTCTTCTATAACATGGTGTCTTCTATGGGGAAGCCGTCTGCTGAGGCCATTAAAATTGGAGtgatggtcgaaaatggtttgAAAACTGGCCGAATCTTGAGGCAggctgcctttaaggccacatcataG